A single Bifidobacterium asteroides DNA region contains:
- the ybeY gene encoding rRNA maturation RNase YbeY — MSVEVTNETQWLIDAKTFSDLGVWVLDQMRVSTQSDMTIIFNDPEPMAVLHERWMNLAGPTDVMSFPMDELRPGDENHRQEGILGDIVICPWVAAQQALAAGHSTMEEMLLLAIHGTLHLLGYDHTSREQEEQMFGLQRQLLLTFLALRQGPIAEAGLPAGATNALEIYERYGRGAHRRGRSHE, encoded by the coding sequence ATGAGCGTGGAAGTGACCAACGAGACCCAGTGGCTGATCGATGCCAAGACCTTCTCCGACCTGGGAGTATGGGTGCTGGACCAGATGCGGGTGAGCACCCAGTCCGACATGACCATCATCTTCAACGACCCCGAGCCCATGGCGGTGCTGCACGAGCGCTGGATGAACCTGGCCGGCCCAACCGATGTCATGAGCTTCCCCATGGACGAGCTGCGCCCCGGCGACGAGAACCATCGGCAGGAGGGCATCCTGGGCGACATCGTCATCTGCCCTTGGGTGGCGGCACAGCAGGCCCTGGCAGCCGGTCATTCCACTATGGAGGAGATGCTGCTGCTGGCCATCCACGGCACCCTGCATCTGCTGGGTTACGACCACACCAGCAGGGAGCAGGAGGAGCAGATGTTCGGTCTGCAACGCCAGCTGCTGCTGACCTTTCTGGCCCTGAGGCAGGGGCCCATAGCGGAGGCCGGGCTGCCGGCCGGGGCCACCAACGCTCTGGAGATCTATGAGCGGTATGGCCGTGGTGCCCACCGGAGAGGCAGATCCCATGAGTGA